One Setaria italica strain Yugu1 chromosome II, Setaria_italica_v2.0, whole genome shotgun sequence DNA segment encodes these proteins:
- the LOC101761831 gene encoding MDIS1-interacting receptor like kinase 2, with protein sequence MGALRNKVQLPLALVLMILLQPCLPYLQVDAAAHHGGVSLRSQQAALLQWKTTMGSPPALDSWWHQTSPCNWTGVECGAVRHGHRRPLVVTVISLPHAGIEGRLSELNFSALPFLAYLDLRYNSLHGEIPPAITSLSALSYLDLTGNLLHGSIPSDIGNLGRLNQYLGLSFNNLTGSIPASFGNLSMLVDFSIHQNMITGSIPEELGKLTSLEYFEISSTMVTGRIPESLGNLTKLNLLYLHSNHLSGPIPPSLGNLRGLGDLQLSNNRLSGGIPITLANLTKLNTLYLNENELSGLVPQEIGMLRNLSKLVLSTNQQSGTIPSSLGNLTRLNLLELSENQFVGSIPREVGDMLNLYILSIDDTQISGSIPATFGNLTSLRKLSLFDNVLSGPLPPEFANLTGLVELNLMNNSLSGELPSDVCKGMNLQDFNVANNMFRGPIPRSLKTCRSLKMLFIAYNQITGDISDFGPYPYLIDANLEANNLHGHLSKAWGFSTNLTSLAMAENMITGSLPSELSNLVKLERLVLHSNNLTGNIPPGLSTLPNLYQLILARNQLSGHIPSEFGQMKNLQYLDISRNRLSGSIPNELGSCTKLQSLMLSHNNLSGELPITIGNLGNLQIVLDISDNKLIGRLPAQLGNLAMLELLNLSHNQFNGNIPSSFASMVSLTTLDVSYNNLEGPLPAGRLFHDAPIAWFLHNTGLCGNLKGLPTCSSTAILEYHKGRIQIIVLSISVPMCIVIILTIFCVIMITQKRKQPQNDIAIDRRDVLSVWNFDGKLAFEDIIQATENFSDGYIVGSGAYGTVYKAHLQGGQLVAVKKLHPIEEEMGDEKRFLCEIEVLTKIRHRCIVKLYGFCSHPRYKFLVYDYIDRGNLHETLENEELAKELDWKKRAAIARDVAQAICYLHHECNPPIIHRDITSNNILLDAAFKAYVSDFGTARILKPDSSNWSELAGTYGYIAPELSYTSVVTTKCDVYSFGVVMLEIVMGRYPRELQSLASVGQQHKHAMDFLDQRPSTPAMVENEEIALLIEVALSCLQTSPQSRPTMKSVYQKLIHDHPSSSFAIPFDTLEETADP encoded by the exons ATGGGGGCCCTGCGCAACAAGGTACAGCTCCCACTAGCACTAGTCCTCATGATCCTGCTCCAGCCATGCCTCCCCTATCTGCAGGTTGATGCAGCTGCGCACCATGGCGGCGTGTCTCTGCGATCCCAGCAAGCAGCCCTCCTTCAGTGGAAGACCACCATGGGAAGCCCCCCAGCGCTAGACTCATGGTGGCACCAAACCAGCCCGTGCAACTGGACCGGCGTCGAGTGCGGTGCCGTGCGCCATGGCCACCGCAGACCGCTGGTGGTGACCGTCATCTCCCTGCCACACGCCGGCATCGAAGGCCGCTTAAGTGAGCTCAACTTCTCCGCGCTCCCATTCCTCGCTTACCTTGACCTCAGGTACAACAGCCTCCATGGAGAAATCCCGCCGGCCATCACGTCGCTATCTGCACTCTCCTACCTCGATCTCACTGGCAACTTGCTCCATGGGTCAATACCGTCTGATATCGGCAACTTGGGACGCCTCAACCAGTACCTCGGGCTCTCTTTCAACAACCTCACCGGTAGTATTCCAGCGTCCTTTGGAAATCTGTCTATGCTGGTTGATTTTTCCATCCACCAAAACATGATCACTGGGTCGATCCCAGAAGAGCTCGGGAAGCTCACCAGCCTAGAGTATTTTGAGATAAGTAGCACCATGGTAACTGGCCGAATACCTGAAAGCCTTGGCAACCTGACCAAACTGAacctcctctacctccacaGCAACCATCTCTCAGGCCCAATACCACCTTCTCTAGGCAATCTTAGGGGATTAGGGGATCTTCAGCTCTCTAACAACCGCTTGAGTGGCGGAATTCCAATAACTTTGGCAAATCTCACTAAGCTGAACACACTTTATCTCAATGAGAATGAGCTCTCAGGTTTAGTTCCACAAGAGATAGGAATGCTGCGCAATCTAAGCAAATTGGTACTCTCAACAAACCAACAAAGTGGCACCATCCCTTCTAGCCTAGGGAACCTTACTAGGCTAAATCTCCTTGAACTATCCGAAAATCAGTTTGTGGGCTCCATCCCACGTGAGGTAGGGGACATGTTGAATCTCTACATTCTCTCGATAGATGACACCCAGATTTCCGGTTCAATTCCTGCTACTTTTGGGAACCTCACGAGCTTGAGAAAGCTTTCACTGTTTGATAACGTGCTGTCAGGTCCTCTGCCTCCAGAGTTTGCTAACCTTACTGGTCTAGTTGAGCTAAATCTAATGAACAACTCTCTCTCAGGGGAACTGCCCTCTGATGTATGCAAAGGGATGAATCTTCAGGATTTCAATGTCGCTAATAACATGTTCAGAGGCCCTATTCCTCGAAGCCTGAAAACATGTCGGAGTCTCAAGATGCTCTTCATAGCTTACAACCAGATAACTGGAGATATATCTGATTTCGGACCATACCCATATCTCATTGATGCAAACTTAGAGGCAAACAATCTTCATGGGCATTTGTCGAAAGCCTGGGGCTTCAGCACTAATTTAACCTCACTGGCAATGGCAGAAAATATGATAACTGGAAGCTTGCCATCTGAGTTATCGAACCTAGTGAAATTGGAAAGGCTTGTACTCCACTCCAACAACCTAACTGGCAATATACCACCAGGATTAAGCACTTTACCCAACCTATACCAGCTCATATTAGCCCGAAACCAATTGTCAGGACATATTCCATCTGAATTTGGTCAGATGAAAAACTTACAGTACCTTGATATATCTAGGAACAGGTTGAGTGGATCCATCCCCAACGAGCTGGGGAGTTGCACTAAGCTACAATCATTGATGCTTAGCCACAATAACTTGAGTGGCGAGTTGCCAATAACCATTGGTAATCTAGGGAACCTGCAGATTGTGTTGGATATCAGTGACAACAAACTTATAGGCAGGCTACCCGCACAGCTTGGGAACTTGGCGATGTTGGAACTCCTGAATCTCTCCCACAATCAATTTAATGGGAACATTCCATCCTCCTTTGCCAGCATGGTTAGCTTGACAACACTTGATGTGTCATACAACAACCTGGAAGGGCCTCTTCCAGCTGGACGACTATTCCATGATGCTCCAATAGCATGGTTCCTCCACAATACAGGTTTATGTGGTAATCTCAAAGGCCTGCCAACATGCTCCTCAACTGCGATATTGGAATATCACAAAGGAAGAATTCAAATCATAGTATTATCTATTTCTGTTCCCATGTGCATAGTTATTATTCTCACAATTTTTTGTGTCATTATGATTACTCAAAAGAGGAAACAACCACAAAACGACATAGCCATAGATAGAAGAGATGTTCTTTCAGTGTGGAATTTCGACGGTAAACTAGCATTTGAGGATATCATTCAAGCAACAGAAAATTTCAGTGATGGGTACATTGTTGGATCAGGGGCTTATGGAACTGTCTACAAAGCTCACCTTCAAGGGGGGCAACTGGTTGCAGTGAAAAAGCTCCATCCCATTGAAGAAGAGATGGGAGACGAAAAGAGATTCCTCTGTGAAATTGAAGTGCTGACAAAGATCCGACATCGGTGTATCGTGAAGTTATATGGATTTTGCTCTCATCCAAGGTACAAATTTCTAGTATATGATTATATTGATAGAGGGAACCTTCATGAGACATTGGAAAATGAAGAGCTAGCAAAGGAGCTAGATTGGAAAAAGCGGGCTGCCATTGCAAGAGATGTGGCTCAAGCTATATGCTACTTACACCACGAATGCAACCCGCCAATAATCCATCGTGACATAACCAGCAACAACATCTTGCTAGATGCAGCATTTAAGGCTTATGTTTCAGATTTTGGCACAGCAAGGATTCTGAAACCTGATTCATCGAACTGGAGTGAGCTAGCAGGGACATATGGTTATATAGCCCCAG AGCTTTCATACACATCGGTGGTGACGACAAAATGCGATGTCTACAGCTTCGGTGTGGTCATGCTGGAGATTGTGATGGGGAGATATCCAAGGGAACTGCAATCACTTGCTTCTGTGGGACAGCAGCATAAACATGCAATGGATTTTCTGGACCAGCGCCCATCAACACCAGCAATGGTGGAGAACGAAGAAATAGCTCTGCTGATTGAAGTGGCACTTTCTTGCCTGCAAACTTCTCCTCAGTCAAGGCCAACAATGAAGAGTGTCTATCAGAAACTCATTCACGATCACCCTTCTAGTTCTTTTGCGATACCTTTCGATACACTAGAAGAAACAGCTGACCCATGA
- the LOC101765879 gene encoding alpha-amylase inhibitor 4: MASGHRLLLPAAVLLSLLAACAATTDPTACAPGMAIPVPPVPSCRIYAVSRTCGLGGPYGPRDPSPVLKERCCRELAAVPSRCRCAALGFMMDGNPGRLQGFRGCSREAQRSFARRLTRQAECDLPTVDGGMCYELAGEHWGGAVSAY, encoded by the coding sequence ATGGCGTCCGGCCATCGTCTTCTCCTCCCGGCCGCCGTCCTGctctccctcctcgccgcctgcGCTGCCACCACCGACCCGACGGCGTGCGCCCCCGGGATGGCCATCCCGGTCCCGCCCGTGCCGAGCTGCCGCATCTACGCGGTGAGCCGGACCTGCGGGCTCGGCGGGCCCTACGGCCCCCGTGACCCGTCGCCGGTGCTGAAGGAGCGGTGCTGCCGGGAActcgccgccgtcccgtcgCGGTGCCGGTGCGCCGCGCTGGGCTTCATGATGGACGGCAACCCCGGCCGCCTCCAGGGCTTCCGGGGATGCTCCAGGGAGGCGCAGAGGAGCTTCGCGCGCAGGCTGACGAGGCAGGCGGAGTGCGACCTGCCCACCGTCGACGGCGGCATGTGCTACGAACTCGCCGGGGAGCACTGGGGCGGCGCGGTGTCGGCGTACTGA